In Aegilops tauschii subsp. strangulata cultivar AL8/78 chromosome 3, Aet v6.0, whole genome shotgun sequence, one genomic interval encodes:
- the LOC109756639 gene encoding GDSL esterase/lipase At2g27360, with the protein MAFAAQAARLAASALVAGVVAAVVAMPVPAAGGVCFDRIFSFGDSLTDTGNFLLSVPDDFPDPARSLPYGQTFFGRPSGRYSDGRNLLDFFAEAFGMPFVPPYLGGGDFLNGANFAVGGATALNNSFFRELGVEPTWTPHSLDEQMQWFKRLLPSIASTESEHSVIMSKSLFLVGEVGGNDYNHLMVRGKSLAELRELVPQVVGAISLAITELINLGAKKFVVPGNFPIGCVPLYLAILPSEEKDYYNEETGCIKWLNEFTEYHNRLLQEELEKLRNLHPDVSVIYADYYGATLNIYRAPLQFGFTVPLNSCCGSDAPHNCSLSVLCGNPGSFVCPDPSKYVSWDGLHFTEATYKVIIQGVLGSYAVPPLSEICRDGEYKVSQLHQCTDSNPTNTVTYDAMSSFI; encoded by the exons ATGGCATTCGCGGCCCAGGCGGCGCGGCTCGCCGCCTCCGcactcgtcgccggcgtcgtggcggcggtggtggcgatGCCGGTGCCGGCGGCCGGAGGGGTGTGCTTCGACAGGATATTCAGCTTCGGGGACTCGCTCACGGACACGGGCAACTTCCTGCTCTCCGTGCCGGACGACTTCCCGGACCCCGCGCGGAGCCTCCCCTACGGCCAGACCTTCTTCGGCCGCCCCTCCGGCCGCTACTCCGACGGCCGCAACCTCCTCGATTTCTTCG CTGAAGCATTTGGGATGCCTTTCGTGCCACCCTACCTTGGCGGTGGTGACTTCCTGAATGGTGCCAATTTTGCGGTTGGCGGTGCGACTGCACTCAACAACTCGTTCTTCCGAGAGCTTGGTGTGGAGCCTACATGGACACCACACTCCCTTGATGAGCAAATGCAGTGGTTCAAAAGACTGCTTCCATCCATCGCCTCCACGGAGTCTG AACACAGTGTTATCATGTCAAAATCACTTTTCCTTGTTGGAGAGGTCGGTGGGAATGATTACAACCATCTAATGGTCAGGGGGAAATCTCTTGCTGAGCTACGCGAGCTTGTTCCTCAGGTTGTTGGTGCCATAAGCTTAGCTATCACG GAGCTTATAAATCTTGGCGCGAAGAAATTCGTTGTTCCTGGAAATTTCCCGATAGGGTGTGTCCCATTGTATCTCGCAATACTTCCAAGTGAAGAGAAGGATTACTATAATGAAGAAACAGGGTGCATTAAGTGGCTAAACGAATTTACCGAGTACCACAATCGTTTGCTCCAGGAGGAGCTAGAGAAACTTAGGAATCTTCACCCAGATGTATCTGTCATTTATGCTGATTATTATGGTGCCACACTGAACATATACCGTGCCCCACTGCAGTTTG GTTTCACTGTCCCATTGAACTCATGCTGCGGAAGCGATGCCCCACATAACTGTTCTCTGTCAGTACTATGTGGAAACCCTGGATCTTTCGTCTGCCCTGACCCATCGAAGTACGTCTCATGGGACGGTTTACACTTCACCGAAGCGACTTACAAAGTTATCATCCAAGGAGTGCTGGGGTCTTATGCTGTTCCTCCTCTTTCGGAAATTTGTCGGGATGGAGAGTACAAAGTCTCCCAGCTTCATCAATGTACAGACAGCAATCCTACGAACACTGTAACATATGATGCTATGAGCTCTTTTATTTGA